Proteins from one Anopheles nili chromosome 2, idAnoNiliSN_F5_01, whole genome shotgun sequence genomic window:
- the LOC128730122 gene encoding trypsin inhibitor ClTI-1-like: MRFLSYINLLVLGVLALVLSANAVPCGCPRTYRPVCGSDKKTYSNLCVLNCRIGSEYGVKSNLKLLREGHCMQNDKVEEEDK, from the coding sequence ATGCGCTTCCTCTCGTACATCAACCTGCTAGTGCTGGGTGTGTTGGCACTGGTTCTAAGCGCGAATGCAGTCCCGTGCGGTTGCCCGAGGACATACCGGCCTGTGTGTGGCAGCGATAAGAAGACATACTCCAACCTGTGCGTGCTGAACTGCCGCATTGGTTCCGAATATGGCGTGAAGTCCAATCTGAAGCTGCTGCGCGAAGGACACTGCATGCAGAACGACAAGGTCGAGGAGGAGGATAAATGA